A genomic region of Cotesia glomerata isolate CgM1 linkage group LG9, MPM_Cglom_v2.3, whole genome shotgun sequence contains the following coding sequences:
- the LOC123271283 gene encoding uncharacterized protein LOC123271283 isoform X1, producing MHYFYIYFIILAAQISIFSIECVEINSFVNNNQEEIKSTTSKIFDSNGYKHNKFHSLIEKYLLNMTNLEERSNISKSQFNRTRSISVQPQNIRITFLLSKFMRMKRELHKKRLNNNSVNRIKNVQHSTNIDYRGTGETLNLPANQETTEANSGTENGENTVNNGENSKTDESNKNEENGTITETPVDPEEEGEVSLKEIEQDQARLDFLIGKVKKLLIDSGDYIMSVLLRILKEHLRKYNFGSRFMEKVKEMAKKYQGNVLVAKQELEKRLGRKFGKKFRMMLIKLLRTLVVGGTLPE from the exons atgCATTACTTttatatctattttataa TTTTAGCAGCACAAATctcaatattttcaattgaatgtgtagaaattaattcatttgtcAATAATAATCAAGAAGAAATTAAGTCCAcgacatcaaaaatttttgactcaaATGGAtataaacataataaatttcattcgctaatagaaaaatatttattgaacatGACAAATCTTGAAGAACGGAGTAACATCTCGAAATCCCAATTTAACCGTACTCGATCAATCTCCGTTCAACCGCAGAATATaagaattacttttttattgtctaaatTTATGAGAATG AAACGCGAATTACATAAGAAGCgattgaataataattcagTTAATCGGATAAAAAATGTTCAGCATAGTACGAATATAGATTACAGAG GAACTGGAGAAACTCTGAATCTTCcag CAAATCAGGAAACGACGGAAGCTAATTCTGGAACAGAGAATGGAGAAAATACGGTGAATAATGGAGAAAATTCTAAGACTGATGAGTCGAATAAAAATGAGGAAAATGGAACTATCACTGAAACACCGGTTGATCCTGAAGAAGAAGGAGAAGTATCATTAAAGGAAATTGAACAAGATCAAGCAAGATTAGATTTCTTGATcggaaaagttaaaaaattactcattgATTCAGGTGATTATATAATGTCTGTTTTGTTAAGAATTCTCAAAGAGCATTTACGGAAATACAACTTTGGATCCCGATTTATGGAAAAAGTTAAAGAAATGGCGAAAAAATATCAAGGTAACGTTCTGGTAGCAAAACAAGAATTAGAGAAAAGATTGGGCAGGAagtttggtaaaaaatttcgcatgatgcttattaaattattgagaaCTCTAGTTGTAGGTGGAACCCTCccagaataa
- the LOC123271283 gene encoding uncharacterized protein LOC123271283 isoform X2, whose product MTNLEERSNISKSQFNRTRSISVQPQNIRITFLLSKFMRMKRELHKKRLNNNSVNRIKNVQHSTNIDYRGTGETLNLPANQETTEANSGTENGENTVNNGENSKTDESNKNEENGTITETPVDPEEEGEVSLKEIEQDQARLDFLIGKVKKLLIDSGDYIMSVLLRILKEHLRKYNFGSRFMEKVKEMAKKYQGNVLVAKQELEKRLGRKFGKKFRMMLIKLLRTLVVGGTLPE is encoded by the exons atGACAAATCTTGAAGAACGGAGTAACATCTCGAAATCCCAATTTAACCGTACTCGATCAATCTCCGTTCAACCGCAGAATATaagaattacttttttattgtctaaatTTATGAGAATG AAACGCGAATTACATAAGAAGCgattgaataataattcagTTAATCGGATAAAAAATGTTCAGCATAGTACGAATATAGATTACAGAG GAACTGGAGAAACTCTGAATCTTCcag CAAATCAGGAAACGACGGAAGCTAATTCTGGAACAGAGAATGGAGAAAATACGGTGAATAATGGAGAAAATTCTAAGACTGATGAGTCGAATAAAAATGAGGAAAATGGAACTATCACTGAAACACCGGTTGATCCTGAAGAAGAAGGAGAAGTATCATTAAAGGAAATTGAACAAGATCAAGCAAGATTAGATTTCTTGATcggaaaagttaaaaaattactcattgATTCAGGTGATTATATAATGTCTGTTTTGTTAAGAATTCTCAAAGAGCATTTACGGAAATACAACTTTGGATCCCGATTTATGGAAAAAGTTAAAGAAATGGCGAAAAAATATCAAGGTAACGTTCTGGTAGCAAAACAAGAATTAGAGAAAAGATTGGGCAGGAagtttggtaaaaaatttcgcatgatgcttattaaattattgagaaCTCTAGTTGTAGGTGGAACCCTCccagaataa
- the LOC123272189 gene encoding uncharacterized protein LOC123272189 — MQEASTIVNLNDDISPVKQSGIENNLSSKPKILHMKILDETEMIDTNKSKAGSFSTVLPETNKLGINSSSSFDKSDLKVNKDTKVTSIKKNSEPKTSSRKKVEVLSGIAIDKDWYERAQDAIDIKTRVNCLLNGYWSDEIAIKLCLKIRSDHKHLQEVSQDDISNIKGDYDECQLAHAGITEC; from the exons ATGCAGGAAGCTTcaacaattgtaaatttaaatgatgACATCAGTCCGGTTAAGCAAAGTGgcatagaaaataatttatcatcaaAACCTAAAATACTTCATATGAAAATCTTGGACGAAACAGAAATGATCGATACCAATAAAAGTAAAGCGGGC aGCTTTTCTACCGTATTACCAGAAACAAACAAACTTGGAATTAACTCATCTTCTTCCTTCGATAAATCTGATTTAAAAGTTAACAAAGACACTAAAGTAacttctattaaaaaaaattctgaaccAAAAACGAGttcaagaaaaaaa GTAGAAGTACTGAGTGGTATCGCCATAGATAAGGACTGGTACGAAAGAGCGCAAGACGCCATTGACATAAAAACAAGAGTGAATTGTCTTTTAAATGGCTACTGGTCTGATGAAATAGCTATAAAACTCTGCCTAAAAATAAGATCAGATCATAAGCATCTTCAAGAAGTATCACAGGATGATATAAGTAATATAAaag gCGATTATGATGAATGTCAATTAGCTCATGCTGGCATAACTGAAtgttaa